From Eremothecium sinecaudum strain ATCC 58844 chromosome V, complete sequence, a single genomic window includes:
- the BNA2 gene encoding dioxygenase BNA2 (Syntenic homolog of Ashbya gossypii ACR188C; Syntenic homolog of Saccharomyces cerevisiae YJR078W (BNA2)), translating to MSSELPLPILEDYGISPINGFLPTKFPASQLTNIYYMKWENILTNLPSLILTGRLRKIVDELPILEVKDELLNDVSQLRRAYSVLTFIANAYIWGRDTACDTLPDSVAKPLLVVSEALGLPPLATYASLILWNFRPIVMDLSDSDLWDLDNLSTINTFTGAMDESWFYLVSVYFEKVGAKCIVAGMDALRAVRSNDRKAVTSALQDLAEHIDTLGTVLMKMENMCDPYVFYYRIRPYLAGWKQMEDAGLPNGVKYGSEGDYRCYAGGSNAQSSLIQTLDIFLGVEHFPEGVQSKVEDRTISALSNKNSYLNDMRSYMPKEHRAFLEHLAKVCNIRDYVLTNKASDPKLLLTYDACVGMLKSFRDKHIQIVTRYVILQARKGRASRSKTFRAGLSKNFGSTQQTGTGGTSLIPFLKQCRDETGNVAASEWGNRILNMGTLNVRESGFEVAPKRNRSNERNSPGKRQKVVEQVEDTEQSSVGHW from the coding sequence ATGTCCTCGGAATTACCACTTCCAATTTTGGAGGACTATGGAATCTCTCCTATCAATGGCTTTCTGCCCACTAAATTCCCGGCTTCACAGCTTACGAACATTTATTATATGAAATGGGAGAATATTCTAACAAATTTACCGTCTTTAATACTTACTGGAAGATTAAGAAAAATTGTAGATGAGTTACCAATTTTGGAAGTTAAAGATGAACTTTTAAATGATGTGTCTCAATTGAGGAGGGCTTATTCAGTTCTTACGTTTATTGCTAATGCATACATATGGGGCCGCGACACAGCTTGCGACACCTTACCAGATAGTGTAGCAAAACCATTATTGGTTGTAAGTGAGGCTTTAGGACTTCCCCCATTAGCCACGTATGCTTCCCTAATACTTTGGAATTTTAGGCCTATTGTGATGGACTTGAGTGATTCAGACCTATGGGATTTAGATAATCTCTCTACTATTAATACATTCACAGGCGCTATGGATGAAAGTTGGTTTTATTTAGTATCAGTatactttgaaaaagtTGGAGCAAAATGCATTGTTGCTGGAATGGATGCTCTTAGAGCAGTGAGATCCAATGACCGGAAAGCGGTTACTAGTGCATTGCAAGATCTCGCTGAACATATCGATACTTTGGGTACTGTTTTAATGAAAATGGAAAACATGTGCGATCCATATGTTTTCTACTATAGAATCAGACCATACCTTGCTGGGTGGAAGCAGATGGAAGATGCTGGTTTACCAAACGGTGTCAAATATGGTTCTGAAGGGGATTACCGGTGCTATGCCGGGGGCTCTAATGCCCAGAGTTCTCTAATACAAACTTTGGACATTTTCTTGGGTGTTGAACACTTTCCTGAAGGTGTGCAATCTAAGGTGGAAGATAGAACTATATCTGCATTGAGTAATAAGAATTCTTATCTCAATGACATGAGAAGCTACATGCCAAAAGAACACCGAGCCTTTTTGGAGCACTTGGCAAAGGTTTGTAATATAAGAGACTATGTTCTAACTAATAAGGCTTCTGACCCCAAGTTGTTACTTACTTATGATGCTTGTGTTGGAATGTTGAAGTCATTTCGTGACAAACATATACAGATTGTCACACGTTATGTCATTTTACAAGCTAGGAAAGGTCGAGCTTCCAGATCAAAAACATTTCGGGCGGGTTTGTCGAAGAATTTTGGGAGTACGCAACAGACGGGAACTGGTGGTACATCCTTGATACCCTTCTTAAAGCAATGTAGAGACGAAACCGGCAATGTCGCTGCAAGCGAATGGGGAAATAGAATTTTGAATATGGGCACGTTAAATGTTCGTGAATCAGGATTTGAGGTAGCGCCCAAACGTAACCGATCGAATGAGCGTAACTCTCCTGGCAAGCGTCAAAAAGTTGTTGAACAGGTAGAAGATACAGAACAATCTTCTGTAGGCCACTGGTAG
- the HTS1 gene encoding histidine--tRNA ligase (Syntenic homolog of Ashbya gossypii ACR187W; Syntenic homolog of Saccharomyces cerevisiae YPR033C (HTS1)) has protein sequence MLKFPRVAIRTFFRAMSSNKEIPVVPSSADQSTDVADAGTRKKDASKKLQISLKTPKGTKDWADKDMVIRQAIFDKLTHLFKCHGGVTIDTPVFELREILAGKYGEDSKLIYDLKDQGGELCSLRYDLTVPFARYVAMNNIQNIKRYHIAKVYRRDQPAMTKGRMREFYQCDFDIAGSYESMVPDGECLSLLVEGLTGLGIRDFKIKLNHRKILDGIFEIAGVSEEDVRKISSAVDKLDKSPWEVVRREITEEKGQSDVTADTIGEYVKLSGSLREVHAILSADAAIQDNTKAREGLEEMETLAKYVDAFEIGEYISFDLSLARGLDYYTGLIYEAVTSASAPPKNAAELKSKAKNANDASEYVGVGSIAAGGRYDNLVNMFATASAKKAVSIPCVGISFGVERIFSLIKQRSEHVAAIRPSATQVFVMAFGGGKDWSGYLPERMNIAKQLWSAGIEAEYVYKSKINPRKQFEAAEKAGCPLAVILGKEEFLEGKLRVKRLGPAFADDQGELIDASEVVKVVKQKLSEVDENGLDQVARLLQSI, from the coding sequence ATGCTAAAGTTCCCTAGAGTCGCTATCAGAACGTTCTTTAGAGCAATGTCATCAAATAAAGAAATTCCTGTTGTTCCTTCAAGCGCTGATCAATCAACTGATGTTGCTGATGCTGGTACGAGAAAGAAAGATGCATCAAAGAAGTTACAAATCTCTTTAAAGACCCCAAAAGGTACCAAAGACTGGGCCGATAAGGATATGGTTATTCGTCAAGCAATTTTTGATAAACTAACTCATCTATTCAAATGTCATGGTGGTGTTACTATTGATACACCTGTGTTTGAATTACGTGAAATTTTGGCTGGAAAGTATGGTGAAGATTCAAAACTAATTTACGACCTTAAGGATCAAGGTGGTGAATTGTGCTCATTGCGTTATGATTTGACTGTTCCCTTTGCACGCTATGTTGCTATGAATAATATACAAAACATTAAGCGTTATCATATTGCTAAGGTTTATCGTAGAGACCAACCTGCAATGACCAAAGGCCGTATGAGAGAGTTTTACCAATGTGATTTTGACATAGCAGGATCATATGAATCTATGGTACCAGATGGAGAATGTCTTTCACTATTAGTGGAGGGTTTAACTGGTCTCGGTATTCGTGATTTTAAGATTAAGTTGAACCATCGTAAAATTTTGGATGGTATATTTGAAATTGCAGGTGTGAGTGAAGAAGATGTCCGGAAAATCTCCTCAGCAGTTGATAAGTTGGATAAGTCTCCATGGGAAGTGGTTAGACGTGAAATTACTGAGGAAAAGGGCCAGTCCGATGTTACTGCTGATACTATTGGTGAGTACGTAAAGTTGAGTGGCTCTCTACGTGAGGTTCACGCTATTTTATCAGCTGATGCTGCTATCCAAGATAACACCAAGGCTCGCGAGGGTCTTGAGGAAATGGAAACGTTGGCTAAGTACGTCGATGCCTTTGAAATCGGTGAATATATTTCGTTTGACCTTTCACTTGCACGTGGTTTGGATTATTACACTGGTTTGATCTACGAGGCTGTTACTAGCGCATCGGCTCCTCCAAAGAACGCTGCTGAGTTGAAGTCCAAGGCTAAGAACGCAAATGATGCCTCTGAGTATGTTGGTGTTGGATCTATTGCCGCTGGTGGCCGTTACGATAATCTAGTGAATATGTTTGCAACCGCATCCGCAAAGAAGGCCGTTTCTATCCCATGTGTGGGTATTTCATTTGGTGTTGAGCGTATATTTTCATTGATCAAGCAACGCTCTGAGCATGTTGCTGCTATAAGGCCATCTGCCACCCAAGTGTTTGTCATGGCTTTCGGTGGTGGTAAAGACTGGTCGGGCTATTTGCCGGAAAGAATGAACATAGCAAAGCAACTATGGAGCGCAGGTATTGAGGCTGAATACGTTTACAAATCGAaaataaatccaagaaaACAATTTGAAGCTGCTGAAAAAGCCGGGTGTCCGTTGGCTGTTATTTTAGGCAAAGAAGAGTTTTTGGAGGGTAAGCTACGCGTTAAACGTCTGGGCCCAGCCTTTGCTGATGATCAAGGTGAATTGATAGATGCGTCCGAAGTTGTCAAGGTAGTGAAACAAAAATTATCCGAAGTTGATGAAAACGGACTAGATCAGGTGGCTCGTTTACTCCAAAGTATTTAA
- the MIX23 gene encoding Mix23p (Syntenic homolog of Ashbya gossypii ACR189C; Syntenic homolog of Saccharomyces cerevisiae YBL107C): MKNTAERELIVEGPSAGPDSMFTGSTKSSRTQNLVVNRQQCLNPILIDTFLRKSRAAVDSVVDLRLNHLSNSQSNVLDSMCSQYAQMELIPAWETRNQVIDFCATEASSLKKELAPINPSCTPEQNLNDLVRLNPYAADEQANKLRRHYQDLTNLESWINNQRTIEKVLRSKTLRSLSDVCEPTARQIDDFFKASKGF; this comes from the coding sequence ATGAAAAACACTGCTGAACGGGAGTTGATAGTCGAAGGTCCTTCAGCAGGCCCCGATTCAATGTTTACGGGGTCTACGAAGTCGTCAAGGACACAGAATTTAGTTGTTAATAGACAACAATGTCTCAACCCTATTCTTATAGATACTTTTTTAAGAAAATCAAGAGCTGCAGTCGACAGTGTCGTAGATTTAAGACTAAATCATCTTTCGAACTCGCAAAGTAATGTGCTTGACTCCATGTGTTCTCAATATGCGCAGATGGAGCTGATACCAGCTTGGGAGACACGAAACCAAGTGATTGACTTCTGTGCAACAGAAGCCTCTTCTTTAAAAAAAGAGTTAGCACCAATAAATCCTAGTTGCACTCCAGAGCAGAATTTAAACGACCTTGTTCGTTTAAATCCGTACGCAGCTGACGAACAAGCTAATAAATTACGACGTCATTACCAAGACTTGACGAACTTAGAATCATGGATAAATAATCAAAGAACAATTGAAAAAGTGCTAAGATCTAAGACGCTAAGAAGTCTCAGCGATGTATGTGAACCTACAGCCAGACAAATTGATGACTTCTTTAAAGCCAGCAAAGGGTTTTGA
- the CYT1 gene encoding ubiquinol--cytochrome-c reductase catalytic subunit CYT1 (Syntenic homolog of Ashbya gossypii ADR208W; Syntenic homolog of Saccharomyces cerevisiae YOR065W (CYT1)) — MFSQFARRATSFASPIGAKRFMVGSAAIAGLTASATLYAESLTAEAMTAAEHGLHPPSYGWSHNGPCETFDHASIRRGYQVYREVCAACHSLDRVAWRTLVGVSHTNAEVRAMAEDFEYDNEPDDQGNPRKRPGKLADYILGPYPNEQAARAANSGALPPDLSLIVKARHGGADYIFSLLTGYPDEPPAGVVLPPGASYNPYFPGGSIAMARVLFDDLVEYEDGTPATTSQMAKDVTTFLHWCAEPEHDERKRLGIKAVIILSSLYLLSVWVKKFKWAGIKNRKFVFNPPKK, encoded by the coding sequence ATGTTTAGTCAATTTGCCAGACGCGCTACGTCTTTTGCTTCCCCTATTGGGGCTAAAAGATTTATGGTTGGTTCTGCCGCTATTGCAGGTCTAACAGCCTCTGCTACACTATATGCTGAATCTCTAACTGCAGAAGCTATGACTGCCGCAGAACATGGTTTACATCCTCCATCTTACGGCTGGTCCCATAACGGTCCTTGTGAAACTTTTGACCACGCCTCTATCAGAAGAGGTTACCAGGTCTATCGTGAGGTTTGTGCTGCTTGTCATTCCCTAGACCGTGTCGCATGGAGAACACTTGTTGGTGTTTCTCATACTAATGCTGAGGTCCGTGCTATGGCCGAAGACTTTGAATATGACAACGAACCAGATGATCAGGGTAACCCTAGAAAGAGACCAGGTAAGCTTGCAGACTACATTTTAGGTCCATACCCTAACGAGCAGGCCGCTAGAGCTGCTAACTCTGGTGCTCTACCTCCTGACTTGTCATTGATCGTTAAGGCCAGACATGGTGGTGCTGACTACATCTTCTCTTTGCTAACCGGTTACCCAGATGAACCACCTGCTGGTGTTGTTTTGCCTCCAGGTGCAAGTTACAACCCTTACTTCCCAGGTGGCTCAATTGCTATGGCTAGAGTCTTGTTTGACGACCTAGTTGAGTACGAAGATGGAACCCCAGCAACCACTTCTCAAATGGCTAAAGATGTTACCACCTTCTTGCACTGGTGTGCAGAACCTGAACATGATGAACGTAAACGTTTAGGTATCAAGGCCGTTATCATCCTCTCTTCATTATACTTGTTATCTGTTTGGGTCAAGAAGTTCAAGTGGGCAGGAATTAAGAATAGAAAGTTTGTTTTCAACCCTCCAAAGAAATGA
- the AIM24 gene encoding Aim24p (Syntenic homolog of Ashbya gossypii ACR186W; Syntenic homolog of Saccharomyces cerevisiae YJR080C (AIM24)) produces the protein MSRVFTRYITLARPGNIAAPPSTTLASAGEVVSPAADALFPPTSPTDSVRFDVLNQPSLLARATIPADASLYVRRGCLVALYNSSKLSAIALAHRWLRPWTTLRNCWSLRPAMFSKLTSDGTWNCLIAPNTSSSNGFLRFLRPTSDSFRTLCPLWLDGTSDWLVLGRDALLAFECNTSLTVHEPPIALRRRWRHRLPLPSSRQLLQGRGSVLLSGSGAVHQVVLRDVSDEIVLRADSLLAVNGTSPRHIASSISEYHLEKRAEPELPVKNSKQRKEATGLVALMGRISEASTAFVSVLRVSWQTLKHLYIVATKGPAQSYLKITGPSILLVQSSYSTYFPLQSAKPLFTEENASLPQQLPSSKKDAHLSYATVDANGSVSFRSTPDFSATVREIEGTRK, from the coding sequence ATGAGCAGAGTTTTTACGAGGTATATTACGCTGGCGCGTCCAGGTAACATTGCCGCCCCACCAAGTACTACTTTGGCCTCCGCTGGAGAAGTTGTTTCACCAGCAGCTGATGCTCTTTTTCCACCAACGTCACCGACCGATTCCGTGCGTTTTGATGTACTGAACCAGCCATCGCTCCTCGCACGTGCAACCATACCGGCGGATGCCTCCCTATATGTGCGCCGTGGGTGTTTGGTGGCACTATATAACTCGTCGAAGCTTTCAGCCATTGCCCTTGCTCATCGTTGGCTACGGCCGTGGACCACGCTACGTAATTGCTGGTCTCTACGACCTGCTATGTTCAGCAAGCTCACCAGTGACGGTACTTGGAACTGTCTGATTGCCCCCAACACATCTAGCAGCAATGGATTTTTGAGGTTTTTACGTCCCACTTCAGATTCGTTTCGTACACTTTGTCCACTATGGCTTGATGGGACCTCTGACTGGTTAGTTCTAGGACGTGATGCGCTTCTGGCCTTTGAATGCAATACTTCACTAACTGTCCATGAGCCACCAATTGCGTTGCGGCGGCGTTGGCGGCACCGGTTGCCGCTGCCGTCATCGCGTCAGCTACTCCAGGGTAGAGGCAGCGTTCTTCTCAGTGGATCTGGAGCTGTCCATCAAGTTGTGCTGCGCGACGTATCGGATGAAATTGTGCTGCGCGCAGACAGCCTACTGGCTGTCAATGGTACTAGTCCCCGTCACATTGCCTCCAGTATATCAGAGTACCATCTTGAAAAGCGAGCAGAGCCTGAGCTTCCTGTTAAAAACTCTAAACAAAGAAAGGAAGCTACAGGTCTCGTTGCACTCATGGGTCGGATATCAGAAGCTTCTACCGCTTTTGTTAGCGTACTTCGCGTCTCTTGGCAAACTCTAAAGCACCTCTACATCGTCGCAACAAAAGGCCCTGCTCAAAGCTACCTGAAAATTACCGGTCCCAGTATTCTACTGGTTCAGAGCTCATATAGCACTTACTTCCCTCTACAAAGTGCTAAACCTCTATTTACAGAAGAAAATGCTAGTCTACCTCAACAACTTCCAAGCAGTAAAAAAGATGCTCATTTAAGCTACGCTACAGTGGATGCGAATGGCAGCGTGTCCTTTAGAAGCACTCCAGATTTTAGTGCAACAGTACGTGAGATTGAGGGCACACGTAAGTGA
- the EAF6 gene encoding Eaf6p (Syntenic homolog of Ashbya gossypii ACR185W; Syntenic homolog of Saccharomyces cerevisiae YJR082C (EAF6)) codes for MSKQQELYEQLCQQLRQALREKKRQEQAWDQPQQEIFDKETEYLSGNPSSKYGTIVKGFDGFGKHASQDSHSFQDQDRVFSLSSALFIKQQEGVQDEE; via the coding sequence ATGAGTAAACAGCAGGAACTGTATGAGCAGTTATGCCAGCAACTACGTCAAGCTTTACGTGAAAAGAAGCGTCAAGAACAGGCGTGGGACCAGCCTCAACAGGAAATATTTGATAAAGAGACTGAATATCTATCTGGCAATCCTTCTAGCAAATATGGGACAATTGTGAAAGGTTTTGATGGATTTGGAAAGCATGCTTCACAAGATAGCCACTCATTTCAAGATCAAGATAGGGTATTCTCGTTAAGTAGCGCGCTTTTTATTAAACAACAAGAGGGCGTTCAAGACGAAGAGTAA
- a CDS encoding HEL047Cp (Syntenic homolog of Ashbya gossypii ADR209W; Syntenic homolog of Saccharomyces cerevisiae YOR066W (MSA1) and YKR077W (MSA2)): MSHSATPRKRGRPSILKGYPDPMKSPMAYSSLQVQKSNQCFNKPLMRIPTATTSPARFKSPVKKQYSGSSKLMFVDESLRGAANEGSDGAASKQAPRFRGIVMNTPKKSVGGIANSSSPITPSDQLFSSVSRNQLRSSPPAMVHDDFSSPLKKRCVVGDGRAELEGSRLGWNADATVSSDGNGSGFKFVLCIDKEGKACISDCATSAPSAVAAATKTEKQDVASITDSNKRAEGIQDDSVVKFDKKRVLGLLKQMSKRSGLRTEDNGSESGAPGVVMITGKQSTLKDPEHAEFPVCPPPAPPNSAAVPMTPRCSSVFQFKTGFTPCHMSIGELLTSTPPKGPNCDKLTVPTMNTPSINNACGYQQDHYVFKLSSGDPLLMNDEYSEMLAQVSDDPSELLQILTSPKRTLCFNTPPSYLSAESPRKPSLMKPDGQLHTNSANAVTRIDDQPSTPTATMIENTTTTLQCTPLIQQAMSGAYAKQHLLPTMEHYGMPSEDGSITVSDKRTLTVELDDARLALKKLIKGE; the protein is encoded by the coding sequence ATGTCTCATTCTGCCACCCCCAGGAAGCGTGGGAGACCATCAATATTAAAAGGCTATCCAGATCCAATGAAAAGTCCTATGGCATATTCTTCTCTTCAAGTTCAGAAATCAAACCAATGCTTTAATAAGCCGCTGATGCGTATTCCAACTGCTACGACTTCACCCGCAAGGTTTAAATCTCCGGTAAAGAAGCAGTATAGTGGATCTTCAAAACTTATGTTTGTTGATGAATCTTTACGTGGAGCGGCCAATGAAGGTAGCGATGGGGCGGCGTCAAAACAAGCGCCGAGATTTAGGGGCATTGTAATGAATACACCAAAGAAGAGCGTTGGGGGAATTGCGAACTCTTCGTCTCCAATAACGCCCTCGGATCAATTGTTTTCGTCCGTTTCAAGGAATCAGCTACGTAGTTCTCCTCCTGCCATGGTGCATGATGATTTTAGTTCTCCGCTTAAGAAAAGATGCGTTGTGGGGGATGGAAGGGCAGAATTGGAAGGTTCGCGGTTGGGATGGAATGCTGACGCCACTGTAAGTAGTGATGGTAATGGATCGGGTTTTAAGTTTGTTCTGTGTATTGATAAGGAGGGTAAGGCGTGTATCTCTGATTGTGCAACATCAGCACCATCTGCGGTGGCGGCAGCGACAAAGACAGAAAAACAAGATGTTGCTAGTATCACAGACTCTAATAAGAGGGCCGAAGGGATACAGGATGATTCAGTTGTTAAATTTGATAAGAAGCGGGTTTTAGGGTTGTTGAAGCAGATGTCGAAGAGATCTGGACTGCGTACAGAGGATAATGGCAGCGAGAGCGGCGCTCCTGGGGTTGTAATGATAACAGGAAAGCAATCAACATTAAAAGATCCAGAGCATGCGGAGTTTCCGGTGTGTCCCCCCCCTGCTCCACCAAATTCCGCCGCTGTACCCATGACTCCTAGATGCAGCTCTGTATTCCAGTTTAAAACGGGTTTTACTCCATGCCATATGTCAATTGGCGAGCTTCTAACAAGTACTCCTCCAAAAGGTCCCAATTGCGATAAATTGACCGTTCCCACAATGAACACACCCTCTATAAATAATGCCTGTGGGTACCAACAGGATCACTATGTTTTTAAACTATCCTCCGGAGACCCCTTGTTAATGAACGATGAATATTCAGAGATGCTTGCCCAAGTTAGTGATGACCCTTCAGAACTCCTACAGATACTGACGTCTCCCAAACGCACACTGTGCTTTAACACACCGCCGTCGTATCTTAGTGCCGAATCTCCACGGAAGCCGTCGCTGATGAAGCCCGATGGCCAACTGCATACAAATTCTGCGAACGCAGTGACACGAATAGATGATCAGCCTTCTACTCCAACAGCTACCATGATTGAAAATACAACTACAACATTACAATGCACTCCACTTATCCAACAGGCAATGTCTGGTGCATACGCTAAGCAACACTTACTTCCTACAATGGAGCATTATGGGATGCCTTCGGAAGATGGGAGTATCACTGTGTCGGATAAAAGGACTTTGACTGTAGAGCTTGATGATGCAAGATTGGCTTTAAAGAAATTAATCAAAGGCGAATGA
- the ARP7 gene encoding Arp7p (Syntenic homolog of Ashbya gossypii ACR184C; Syntenic homolog of Saccharomyces cerevisiae YPR034W (ARP7)) — MNAQTSQQMDKAAVIHFGSHSTVAGFSNRELPQCVSPSAYLRTVGGDTIFGLYPLLQATEGDLYVLFDNRGVPTDWEMLEKFLRWIYSTQLRVDTTEVALCVTVPPDLSPAVKNQFHELALCRLGVPVFQLISEPLAVTFSLGKTTALVVDVGAAKATVTPVVDGGVVKNGIMRSRFAGDFLDYQLQQAVEGVDDSQGSLHQWQQSRTWVYDFKNTMLQVSPMRLSEVEKQLQQSMGIIPIPIEGKKNFVLRREKVITWELKQCYHIAEGLFDPSIVSQEFDRADGLGEIVGKAVKKCAASVTSNGTTGGGSAAGGGGISSVSAAATAAAMGPTSTATPEQIHAALLTNVVLIGGTSLLQGLEQRLVYELNLQFPQYKLLTYATPVYIDRQLQSWQGGVNMCHLPYWKLGSWMSKQEYLDSLEK; from the coding sequence ATGAATGCCCAAACATCACAGCAAATGGACAAGGCAGCGGTTATTCACTTTGGTAGCCACTCTACCGTAGCTGGGTTTAGTAATCGAGAACTGCCACAATGTGTCTCTCCCTCTGCATATCTTCGAACTGTGGGCGGTGATACCATTTTTGGCCTTTATCCATTATTACAAGCTACAGAAGGTGACCTTTATGTATTATTTGACAATAGAGGTGTTCCTACTGATTGGGAAATGCTTGAAAAGTTTTTACGGTGGATTTACAGTACTCAATTGCGTGTTGATACCACGGAAGTTGCACTTTGCGTCACAGTTCCTCCAGATTTGTCTCCTGCGGTGAAGAATCAGTTCCACGAATTGGCTCTATGTCGACTGGGAGTCCCAGTTTTCCAACTTATTAGCGAGCCGTTGGCAGTTACGTTCTCTTTGGGGAAGACCACCGCATTGGTTGTAGATGTGGGTGCAGCAAAAGCCACTGTGACACCAGTTGTGGACGGCGGAGTTGTAAAAAATGGTATTATGCGTTCAAGATTTGCTGGGGACTTCTTAGACTATCAATTACAACAGGCAGTCGAGGGTGTGGATGATAGCCAGGGCTCGCTTCACCAATGGCAGCAATCCCGCACATGGGTATACGATTTCAAGAACACCATGCTTCAAGTCTCGCCAATGCGTCTTTCAGAGGTCGAGAAACAGCTGCAACAGTCCATGGGGATTATTCCAATTCCAATTGAGGGTAAGAAGAATTTCGTTCTGCGGCGTGAAAAGGTTATCACGTGGGAGCTTAAGCAGTGCTACCATATTGCAGAGGGCTTATTTGACCCTAGCATAGTGTCACAAGAGTTCGATCGTGCAGACGGTTTGGGGGAGATTGTGGGAAAAGCGGTGAAAAAGTGTGCTGCTAGTGTTACAAGCAATGGCACTACTGGCGGCGGCTCTGCTGCAGGCGGCGGCGGAATAAGTTCTGTATCGGCGGCGGCAACTGCAGCAGCAATGGGCCCGACTTCGACTGCAACACCAGAGCAAATCCATGCTGCACTGCTGACAAATGTCGTTCTCATTGGCGGTACATCCCTTCTTCAGGGTTTGGAGCAACGTCTCGTATACGAACTAAACCTGCAATTCCCGCAGTATAAGCTATTAACGTACGCGACTCCAGTCTATATAGACAGGCAGCTTCAGAGCTGGCAAGGAGGTGTTAACATGTGCCACTTGCCATACTGGAAGTTGGGGTCCTGGATGAGCAAGCAAGAATACCTAGACTCGTTGGAAAAGTAG